The Alnus glutinosa chromosome 8, dhAlnGlut1.1, whole genome shotgun sequence DNA segment CCTTACGACACAGCATCAGTTCATGGTTTGGATGAGAGTGAGGTCGACTTCATATCCAAAGTACCCCGTTTTTAACATTGTTAGCGTCTAGCGAGAGGCCAACATCTCAGTGCAAAGCGTAAAAGGTTTATATTGCTTGGCTTGTAAGGCTTGTGTGATTAAAGCCACTTGGGAGCCTTGGTGGGAAGTTGGACAAATTTTCTTcggccatttttctttttttctttatctctttttttgtACCTTTTGTTTTGCACTTTGTTCCTTTTGTTACGACCAAGCAATTGTTTTTGTAGATTAAatccataaaatatatatatatattccctggcctttccttttttttattttttgggctaTTTTAAATACACTGTTGCCATAGACGAAATCAGGGCCCCTTGGAGTCATGGGTTTTTGTATGAAAATGAGCCCATAGTAAGCACATGAAAGCTGGCCCTTTGGAATTATTTACAGGGGGAGAGGGAAGAAAAGTCTATTGATGTGTTTTGTGGTGTTGGAAAATGGTGTCCAGAGAAAGTcaacttaaataaaataataagaattaaTTATAAGATTTTTTGTAGTATAACACCTAACAATACTTTCCAGAATGATGGGTTCAAGATAATTCgttgttaaaaatttcattttggtCGAATAAATTTTTGCTGAGCAGTAGAGTTATCAGATACTAATCTCCTCATTTCTATTatccaaaaaacttaaaaatgatCAGATCATaaatccttccttttttttttcttttttttttttctttttaggacaGAAGTAGAGGATGATAGTGAGTTAgcatttaattttgaaattttggctatatatatatatatatatatatatatatatatatatatatatatatatatatatatatatatatatatatatatatatatattttgtttgttttgagaTGAGGAGTATAACTGTTAGTTAGTTAGCTAGCGTATCTCTCTTGAACATCTAAGCTAGGTGCCGTAATGAACAATAGGCTAGTGCAGTTATTTAGTAGGTAAGAAATGGGCACAAATTAAAGAAAGCATTAAGGCAATGATGATATTCATAAGCCAATAAGGCATCAAACTGTTCACGCCGAAAGTGGCGTTCAAAGCTGGCTTGTTTGGTTCTTAGCAGTTAGCACTTCTATAATAAGAGATGAGTGTGGTGAGAGCATTCCTAATAacttcatcaaattttactcattaaaatagttaaaaatcacttttctctattctggtgagccacttttttaaaattctctcagCAGCcttaccattttaactatttactaaCACTATTCCATTTAAGTTATTACACGCCAATGATAGGATTTTTGGAATATCAAAATTCTCCTTGAGCCAGATTCATATTATAGTCTAATGCTAGTGATTGATAAAATGAAAGGTTTCTAAGTTAACAAGATTATAATGGAGATATTATTGAAGACCCGTCTTACAATGGTGTGGAATCTAAGCTTAGTTACATCAGGGCTCAGTAATCAGATTAGTTTTAGggaaaataacttttttatttcaagtaaaatgaaaataattcatattataatataagttaaatttcacacacacatatagagagagagaaatgttaAAACTCTTTCTGAATGacatgaatttaataaaataaaaattatcttaAAAGGTGATCTacgaaatgtaattttttaagcaaaaaaaaattaaattcacgtCATCCAGAAAAGACACCATAAGGAAGCTAAAATgaactctaatatatatatatatataaaatactataaaatacttaaattgGCATCCGCATACACGCCAGCGGAAGCTGTATATGTAGCTTCAGGACAAGAGACTAAAAGCAGCACCACGAAAGGAAATGAATCTTCACTCACTGTCACTGCAATGAGATTTTCATCACGAAGCTTCAAAAATCTAATCAGTTGGCTTAGACAAAATAAGTCCTACAGTCACACCTCATTCATCATCAAATTTTTCAGTGGACAATTTTATGTCTTGGGGGCCACggacagaaaaaaaaagaatgagcgAAACAAACAGAAAACTGACATCTGAAATCAGTACGTTCAATGCCTTGATAAATTCAGAAAACAGATGGACTATGCTAAGTTAATATCAGATTTATCAAATAGAAAGGCATCCAACAAGACTTCCTTGTGCTCTGTGTATTCATTCCACTGAAATATGCAGATTCTTGCGCCATTCCAATTTATAACTTCACAGATCGATCACACGAGACAGCTTCTGGATCCTGTTTAATAGGAAGTCCCCTTGCTTGATAGTTGCTTGGTAAAGAGCATTCTTTGCATCTGGACGATTAGTCTCAAGAACACCTGCGACTTTATCAATCTTACAATGAAGTTTCCCAGCCGCAATAAAACGCGAGAGCTCCCTATAGTAGAAAATGGGTGGattagaaactcaattaaataCACCAGTCtcaaaagaaaatcagaaaCTCCTTTGAATCAGGACTCTTAACATATAGCATCGATGAAATTTACACACTTACAGATCAATAAACTCCACTGTAACTCCGAATGCCTTGGCCATTGCTTCAATTGTGACACTCTTGTAGGATTCCAAAAACTGGGAATAAACCACAGTTCTGACCTCCCTCATATAATACCGGAAGTGCGGATGCAAATAGCGGTCCAATTTTATTTGCTCCGTCAGGCCAGctgaaaataaaattcaaaaacataaaCTTTGAGGTACAAAGAATCAGACAAGATACGAATAAACAGACAGGTACAGATAGGAGTAGCTCTTATCCCATATCACATAATTTTTATAAAGCCCTAATGAGTATCACAAGAAAGCAGACCATGCAGACAAATCgaaaaaaaacttatatttcTTAACATATTCAATTATTATGTTAAAAAGATCAAGGAAAATATTAGATCTCCACTTACCAAATGCcacgaaaaatgatttatattggCAATCATATAAAGAGTTCAAAAACTCTGAAAGATGAGGAATTTTTCCAATCACTGTCAGGATCTCCGGAGCATCCACCACCTAACAAGGATCAattcataattaataaaattaatagcaCAGAACTGGGTCgggaaaatagaaataaaataaaataaatgacatAAGTTGCCTGCATTGAGAAAACCTAAAATACCTTTTGCTTCAGGGAAACTCTATCCAAGGATATAATGCTTGTGAGAACAGTGTAGAATATGAAGGTGTCATAAGGAAAAAGTTCATAAGTTGTGAAGGTTGAAATAGAATCCAAAAATAGATCCGCTGCCTTCTTGAAGTTTCGAGTGGACAGGCAGTACAAGCCTTCATACACCTTCAAACGGTTCTT contains these protein-coding regions:
- the LOC133875616 gene encoding 26S proteasome non-ATPase regulatory subunit 6: MEGQEGTQELHLVLAHKLFLLRHPDVQDIEKVRLKEEVFAVVKADDMAVLYEDLIADSVLERDQGVMDAMRTKNDDEIKKLDEKIADAEENLGESEVREAHLAKSLFFIRIGDKEKALEQLKVTESKTVAVGQKMDLVFYTLQLGFFYMDFDLISKSIDKAKNLFEEGGDWERKNRLKVYEGLYCLSTRNFKKAADLFLDSISTFTTYELFPYDTFIFYTVLTSIISLDRVSLKQKVVDAPEILTVIGKIPHLSEFLNSLYDCQYKSFFVAFAGLTEQIKLDRYLHPHFRYYMREVRTVVYSQFLESYKSVTIEAMAKAFGVTVEFIDLELSRFIAAGKLHCKIDKVAGVLETNRPDAKNALYQATIKQGDFLLNRIQKLSRVIDL